CCCTCTCCCCTGTCGTGACGTCCTGTGTCGGGCAGGCGTGACGACGGGTCATGCCGGGGTGGCGCAGCCCCAAGGCGGCTGCCTCAGAGGCACTCAGACTCCTGAACTCCTTCGAACTCCACCGGGCTACAACACGCCCGCCGCGAAGGCAGACGTAAGAGTCGGCTATCTGCACGAACGGCTGCAGGCGGTGCTCCGACACGACCAAGGCAATGCCTTTCTGCTTCAAGTCGGTGAGGATGTCCACGAGGACGCGCGCGCCCTCCTCGTCCAAATTCGACGTCGGCTCGTCGAGCACCAGCAGCCTCGGGACCTTGGCGATCGCGGCCGCCAGCGCAACCCGCTGCTTCTGCCCGCTCGAGAGTTGGGTAAGCTCCTCGCCCAGCAGGGCGTCCACCCGACAGAGGGCTGCCGCGCCCCTCACCCGCTCGACCGTCTTGTCAGGAGAAACGCCGAGGTTCTCTGAGGTGAACGCGATCTCGTCGAAGACCGTTCCCATGAAGAACTGGCTTCGAGGATCCTGCATCACCACGCCCATGCTCTCGGCGCGCGCACGAGCGTCCCAGCTCTGGACGTCGCATCCGCAGGCCATGACCCGACCGGAAAGCGCTCCGGGAAAGAAGGAGCCCGCAAGTCCCTCTATCATACGCAGCACGGTCGACTTGCCGCTTCCGGAGGCACCGCAAAGAACCAGGCACGATCCCAGCTCCACGTGCAGGGAGACGCCATCGACCGCCCTTTGGGCCACATCGCCAGCAGGGCTCTCCTTGCCGCCGAGCTCGTCTCTCTCCTCGTCCAGGCCATACGAAAAGGAGGCGTCGAGCATCTGAACGGTAGCATCTAGGCCACACACTCCCACCGCGCCCTGTGTCGTTCCCGTCACGCCTTGGGCCATCCTCACCGCACCTTGGGTCGTCCCTGTCGCGCCTTGGGCCGCCCCCATCATGGCAGCGCCCTCGGAACAAGCATAAGCGAGGCGCACAGGGCGCCCAGACAGAGCAGCGTCACGCCGTCGCGCCAACAAAAGCCCACGTGATGCACGGATGACCGGACTCCCCGCACCTGTATGCCACGCAGTTCGGCAGCGGCGGCCAGCTCTGACGAGAGGCGCAGGCAACGCATCACCAGAGGGGCATAGAGGCACTCGTAGGCCAAGGCTGGATGAAAGATGACGTCTGTCCACCGGGCGAACACACCCCGCATGCGTATGCCGCGCAGCACCTGTTCTCCCTCGAAACCAAGAAGGGACACGAAGCGGACCATCATGCATACCCCCACCTGCACAAACAAGGGTACGTGCCAGCGGGAGAGGGCGCACATCACGGCCGAGGGCGAAAGGGTGAACAGCGCGCAGGCGACCGTGAACGGAGGTGTCAGGTGGATGAGGCTCACGAAGAGGACGCCGTAGAGCCCGGGAAGCGGCACGAGACACAGCAACGCGGAGGCAGAAAAACTCAGACAACAGCTCACCGCAAGCTTGATGCGGCCGTTAAGGGCCAGGTAGACGGCTGCGATCAGCTGAAGGAGGATCAGGGGCAGGATCGCCACGAGGGCGATCGACGCACATCCGACGATGACGATCGACGCCAGGTGCACTCGCGGATCCAGTCCCAGCACGCCCTCTCTGCAGTCGGGGGTGATCATGGGCCCCTCAGGCTATCTTGGCCTTGCGGACATGCTTTTTCAGGAGCCTCGTCCCTATGAGCCCTCCGACAGCCGTCCCCACCGCAAACTGGGCCAGCATGAGCGCTATCCAGGGAGGCTCGGTGTACTGGGCGACCATGGCGAGCACATCCTCCATGCGATACATACCGCTCAGCTGGGCGATGTAGGCATCCCGGAACAGGAGGTACGGGACGACCCCGTAGAAGCCAAACGTCACCCAATAGACGTAGAAGCCGAGAGTGGCCCGCACTGGCCTGCGATAGGAGCCGTCGCCCACCATGGACAGCTCGCCGACGGCCGCCCCAATGAGGGCGACGGGAAGACAGTAGAAACTCCCCATGAGGGTGTACAGCAAGCCAAACACCAGCGTGGTCGCGGCCAGCACGCCGCGCTTGCCAATGCGGTCTGCCATCACCAGGTAGAACGGGGTGGCAGCCAGCGGGAACAGCCACGACCCTATGAAGAACTCGACCTGCGGGGAGAAGAGCAGGTCCTCCCCCAGCTTGAGCACAAAGGTGACCGCGATGATGATCAGGTTGAACGCGACGAGGGTCACCACATCCCGCACGGTCCACCCTCGCGCCTGGCCATGTCCCTCTTGGCCCTCTCTACGCTCTGTCTTTGTTGACGCCTTTGACGCCCGTCCCAGCTCTGCCACCAGATACCTCCTCAAGGCAGTTAGGTATAACTAACCTCTTCTGCTACACTAGCGAAGAGGTACGGGGTCGGGGCAATCACGGCCAAATGTCGTCGCCTTGGGGTAGCGATTCGGCCGTTTTGGGTAGGAGGCATCCGATACAAGACATCAAACGAGACCTCTATGACATGGCGTTCAGACAGTGGGAGATGGTCCCGTCACGATCCGCCACCGGATATGGTCCTGCGGGGACTCTGTACCGCTTTCGAGGCGAGTGCGGCTCAGGCGAGTACTGGGCGTACTTTCACGGCAAGCTCTTTGCCATCAACGCCTTCGACCTCCGGTTTAGCGCACGCGGCGTTTTTCGCTACCGTCACGCCGAGCACCTCAGCATCGCGTACTACGACAGGACGGACCTGGACGTGCGCAGCTCCTTCTGCCCCACGGGCAGCCATGTCATCGGCACATACATCGCCGACGAGGGGGCAGAGTACGTCGCCCGCTGCGAGAGGGGCGCGGTGAGTCGCGCCACGAGCATCACCATCTCGCCCGACTACTACCGGCTCTACCTTCAAGAGCGCTTTGGTGACATTCCCAACGTCAGGAGGGCCTTCAAGCTCGTAAACGGCAGCAGGGACTTTCCTGCACTGGCAGCGCTGTTCAGGCAGATACGGGCCTACCGCGGGCGCGGCATCGGCGCAACCCTGTTCTACGAGGGGGCGGTCGCCGAGACGGTCGCCTTGGTCCTCGACCGCGCCGGGGAGATCGAAAGACGAGAGAAGCGAGGCACCCTTGGTGAGGACCTCGCGGGCACACGCCCACCCGGACTGCGCGTGCCCCCACGGAGGCTGGCCGCAGAGGATGCCCGCTCGCTCAACGAGGTCGAGACGTTCATCCGTCACAACCTCGACGCATGCCTCGACTGCCAGACCCTTTCGTGCCTAGCCTGCATGGGGAGAACCAAGTTCAAGACGCTGTTCAGGCAGCGGTACGGATGCACGCCCGCAGCCTTCGTCAAGCGCATCCGCATGGAGCGCGCGATGGAGCTACTCTCCGACACTGACCTCCCCATACGACAGATATCGAGACGTGTCGGCTACGCCAAGCCAAGCGCATTCACAAAGGCCTTCAGTGGGGTGACCGGGGTACTTCCGAGCGCGATGAGGGGCTGAGGCCTCGGGGTGGGAGCCGTGCGGAACTGCGCACGCTTGTCTAAACGACACGAGCGCAGCGATATCCCGTGGGCTTGACAAGCGCTGTACCTCGATTCTTCTTATTTTCATCATATACATTTAATCTTGGCCATATATATTAAAGTTCTTTTAAATAGTTGCCCATGCTTACCATCTCTGCAGTCCCGCAGCGCTACCATCTTAAGTCCCACAGGAAAGGAGATTAGCGCATGAGACGAACGGCCGAGGACGCAGCAAAGACCCGCATTGCGCTGCTTAAGGCAGCGTTGTTGTCATTTGAGGAGAAAGGATGGAGGGAGGCGACGCTCAAGCACATCGCCGAAAGGGCCGGCGTGACGCGAGGCGGCTTGCAGCATCACTTCCACGACAAGCAGACTCTGTTGGACGCAGCACTCCAATGGGGCTGGTCCGACTACGGGCGGCGCCTGTTTGAAGACCTCAATGCGGACCCCGACGGCAACGCCTCAAATCACCCACGCGAGGCCATCGAGGAGCTGCTGTCACGCTTCGTGCGACTGGTGACGGGTGATACGATGTTCAGGGCGTTGGCCTCGACGACAATGCAAGTTGCGCCACAGGCGCTCGAGCACTCCAAAAGAAACGGTATTCTCGATGATTGGCACCGACGCATCGAGGAAGTCATCGTAAACTCAACAGGACAGCTGTCACTGCTCACGCCCACAGAGGCCGCTGGTCTCGTCCTCACCCTGATCCAAGGGTTCACCGTCACCGCAGTGACCCGTCCCACCGACCTTCCGCAACCCGACAAGCTTGACACTGCCGTCAAGGCGCTGGTGAGGGGGCTGCTCGACAGCTAGATGATAGGAGCCAATCGGCGATGCAAGGCCGCATCCCATGTTCCGTAAGCATGAGGTTCGTAGGTAGGATCGCCAGGCCTCGACGCCGACCTCGCCCGCCTACCCGGCACGGACAGTCAAGTAAGGAGAACGCACATGCATGATGAAGCGGAGCTCAGGCGCATCCTCGCCCGTATGGACGGGAAGGGGTACGCCTCGTACAAACAGCTGAAAGGAAGCTACCGTCTTGGAGCCTTCGTACTCTCCGTCGACCACGTCCAGGTCGATCCCTATGCGCCACCCTCGCGGATACGTATCGGCGTCAATATGGACACAGCGTGCATCCCCGCCGATCTCATCTGCGACGCAGTGGGGAAGATAGCCGTGAGCGACTTTATGACACGCGGCTTCGATCGCGTCGCACACAGGCTCGTCCCAAAGCCTACGGGGACGGGTGGCAGTGGACTCGTGAGCATCGGGCATCCTGGTCAGGAGGTGCTCGAGCGCACGAGCGTCCTCATAACCGCAGACCTGGTCGAGGCGCGCATCGATGTGGGCCTTCCCGCCCGAGGCCGCAGGGTCCAAGGACGCCAGGCCGCCACGCTCCTCGCCGAGCTTTTGCCGCGCATTGCCGAGGCCTCCCTGCTCTTTGGGAGGATCGACCAGCAGGCCCTGCGCGATCAGGTCCTGTTCCTACGCGACCAGGAGCATCTCCGCGGCGCCTTGGCTGAGCGAGGACTGGTCGCATTTGTCGGCGACGGAGCGATCCTGCCCCGTCGCGCCGGTAACTCAGATCTTCCCCTTCAGGGAGATTCGGTCGTACCGTTCGTGAGCCCGCAGAACCTTCGGGTCTCCTTCGATCTGCCCAGCGGCCGCCAGGTTACGGGCATGGGCATCCCCGAGGGCGTGACCGTGATCGTAGGAGGAGGGTACCACGGAAAGTCCACCCTGCTTCGCGCGATCGAACGCGGCGTCTA
The DNA window shown above is from Olsenella sp. oral taxon 807 and carries:
- a CDS encoding ABC transporter ATP-binding protein, with translation MMGAAQGATGTTQGAVRMAQGVTGTTQGAVGVCGLDATVQMLDASFSYGLDEERDELGGKESPAGDVAQRAVDGVSLHVELGSCLVLCGASGSGKSTVLRMIEGLAGSFFPGALSGRVMACGCDVQSWDARARAESMGVVMQDPRSQFFMGTVFDEIAFTSENLGVSPDKTVERVRGAAALCRVDALLGEELTQLSSGQKQRVALAAAIAKVPRLLVLDEPTSNLDEEGARVLVDILTDLKQKGIALVVSEHRLQPFVQIADSYVCLRGGRVVARWSSKEFRSLSASEAAALGLRHPGMTRRHACPTQDVTTGERGWTVVDLSYEYPSTGRGVHGASAHFAAGAVTALCGPNGVGKTTLARVLCGALRERAGHVLRDGRPVSCRDRRRSSCFVMQDVDYQLYAGSVADELVLGRRVDDALRSRAWAALDAFGLRDLASCHPLALSGGQKQRVILAAAYCSDANLVVLDEPTSGLDGTGLRQVCDWCRTLADAGKSVVIITHDRLLVDLAADVAIELGRA
- a CDS encoding energy-coupling factor transporter transmembrane protein EcfT, whose product is MITPDCREGVLGLDPRVHLASIVIVGCASIALVAILPLILLQLIAAVYLALNGRIKLAVSCCLSFSASALLCLVPLPGLYGVLFVSLIHLTPPFTVACALFTLSPSAVMCALSRWHVPLFVQVGVCMMVRFVSLLGFEGEQVLRGIRMRGVFARWTDVIFHPALAYECLYAPLVMRCLRLSSELAAAAELRGIQVRGVRSSVHHVGFCWRDGVTLLCLGALCASLMLVPRALP
- a CDS encoding MptD family putative ECF transporter S component; this encodes MAELGRASKASTKTERREGQEGHGQARGWTVRDVVTLVAFNLIIIAVTFVLKLGEDLLFSPQVEFFIGSWLFPLAATPFYLVMADRIGKRGVLAATTLVFGLLYTLMGSFYCLPVALIGAAVGELSMVGDGSYRRPVRATLGFYVYWVTFGFYGVVPYLLFRDAYIAQLSGMYRMEDVLAMVAQYTEPPWIALMLAQFAVGTAVGGLIGTRLLKKHVRKAKIA
- a CDS encoding helix-turn-helix domain-containing protein, with the translated sequence MAFRQWEMVPSRSATGYGPAGTLYRFRGECGSGEYWAYFHGKLFAINAFDLRFSARGVFRYRHAEHLSIAYYDRTDLDVRSSFCPTGSHVIGTYIADEGAEYVARCERGAVSRATSITISPDYYRLYLQERFGDIPNVRRAFKLVNGSRDFPALAALFRQIRAYRGRGIGATLFYEGAVAETVALVLDRAGEIERREKRGTLGEDLAGTRPPGLRVPPRRLAAEDARSLNEVETFIRHNLDACLDCQTLSCLACMGRTKFKTLFRQRYGCTPAAFVKRIRMERAMELLSDTDLPIRQISRRVGYAKPSAFTKAFSGVTGVLPSAMRG
- a CDS encoding TetR/AcrR family transcriptional regulator, encoding MRRTAEDAAKTRIALLKAALLSFEEKGWREATLKHIAERAGVTRGGLQHHFHDKQTLLDAALQWGWSDYGRRLFEDLNADPDGNASNHPREAIEELLSRFVRLVTGDTMFRALASTTMQVAPQALEHSKRNGILDDWHRRIEEVIVNSTGQLSLLTPTEAAGLVLTLIQGFTVTAVTRPTDLPQPDKLDTAVKALVRGLLDS